The segment ATATTTACGGCGGTTATTTGTCCGCCGATCCACAACATGGTTGTGGTCACGTCGCCCAATGGCGACCATGCACCACCGGCATTGGCGGCAATAACGATCATACCTGCAAACCAAAGCCTGTCTTCTTTTTCACTCAACAATTTTGTACATAAGGAAGTCATGACAATTGTTGTTGTCAGGTTATCGAGTATGGCCGATAAGAAAAAAGTAATAAATGTTACAATGAGCAATAGCCTGCTCTTACTGGTTGTGTTGATCTGGCGGGTAATAATAGCAAAGCCATTGTGTGAATCGATCAGCTCCACAATCGTCATGGCACCCAACAGGAAAAACAGGATTGAAGCAATTTCGCCAATATGATGCATCAACGCCTCGTTTACTACATGTGATGTACCACTTTCAATCATAAAAATGGTCCAGCAGATTGCTCCTGTTAGCAAAGCTGTTGCTGCTTTATTGATCTTTACAATATGTTCAAATGCGATCAGTAAATAGCCAAGAATAAAAATACCGATGATTAAAAATGTAGCCATACTGAACCAGGTTGAAAGCTTCAAATATAAAGCATAATAAAAGAATCGTTACCCGGAAGTGGTATTCAATTTACTTCAAACCGGAAACTCATTTCCTGCCACGTTATTTGTTAAGTTTTCTTTCACACAGATAAACAAAAAACAGCCGTTATAATGATAGCGAACCCGGTAATTGAGTTTAACAAGTTGCATGATAACCGCAGATCTTATTGGCATTATTTTAGTTTATAAGAACGCAATTTTATTTCCATGATTCAAAAAAGTATTCTTGCATCGTTTGTTCTGATTCTGTTTTTTGTCAACTCCTCTTTTGCACAATACCGTCACCAGGCAGGTGTGCGCTTAGGCAGTGCCGACCAGGTTGTATCAACCGGTTTTACTTACCGTTATCATTTCAATAATGGCAAAGCAGTGGAAGCAATTCTGAATCTCAGAGATCCTATTGCATTAGGCGCTTTGTATGAAGTATTCAAACCTATTAACGCTGTTCCCAACCTGCAATGGTTTTATGGAGGAGGTGCCTATGTTGGGTTTAAGGGAGATGATAATTTCGGTATTGCCGGTATTGCTGGTCTCGATTACCAGTTTAATGAAGTGCCGATCAATTTATCAATCGACTGGAAACCCGAATTAAACTTTATTCAATCGGTTCGTTTCCGTGCATCCACTGTTGCTGTATCTGTAAGATTTTCGTTCCTTAAAAAATAATTTCGTTCTCTTGGTTTCTGAAAAAGGTCTGATCTTCATCAGGCCTTTTCTTTTTCATGATTGCTATTGTAACTTTAGTATATGAAGATGTTTACTGCCGATCAGATCAGGGCATGGGATGCATATACCATCGCACATGAACCAATTGCTTCCATTGATCTCATGGAGCGTGCTGCCCTGGCCTGCAGCAACTGGATATTGCAACATCTTTTCTCAAAAAAGAAACTGCACATTTTCTGCGGCAAAGGAAACAATGGTGGTGATGGATTAGCTATTGCACGACTTCTTTTGCAGGAAGGGGTTTCTGTTGTTACTTATATTTATGAAACAGGCACCAAAGGCACCGATGATTTTCAACATAATCTTGAACGGCTGCACAAGCTTACCAAAGAAATTCATTTCATTCAATCAGCAGAATTCTTTCCCGCTTTAACTGCTGATGATGTGGCGATCGATGCATTACTTGGCACCGGCCTGAATAAACCAATCGATGGTTTAATGCTGCAACTGGTAGAGCATATCAGCAACTCTCCTGCTGCTGTTATTTCCATTGATATACCAACAGGCATGTTTGCTGATAAAAGCTGTAAAGAATATACCTGCACAAGAGCCGATCATACGTTGAATTTCCTGGTGTACAAGCTTTGTTTTATGATGCAGGAAAATGCGGATTGGTTTGGCGAAGTTCATCTGCTTGATATTGGATTACATCCAACTTACTATTATGAAACAATTGCGTTTCATCAACTCATTGATCAGGAGATCATTTCATCCATTTATCGTAAACGAAAGCCATTTTCACACAAAGGCGTGTTTGGTCATGCGTTGATCATGGCCGGCAGTTATGGAAAAAACGGTGCAGCCGTTTTATCTGCAAAAGCTGCTTTGCGAATTGGTGCAGGATTATTAACGGTGCATACGCCGAAGTGCGGATATACGGTATTACAATCAACAGTGCCTGAAGCAATGCTTGAAACAGATGTTGAAGAACAACACCTGTCAACATTGCCAACAGATATGTCGAGATATACTGCTATTGGTATTGGACCCGGTATAGGATTGCATGAACAAACGGCAGAACTTTTAATGAACCTGTTGCACACAGCACATCAACCCGTGGTACTCGATGCTGATGCATTAAATCTGTTATCGATCAAAAAAGATCTGACGAAACACTTGCATGAAGAATGTATACTTACTCCTCACCCAAAAGAATTTGAGCGTTTGTTTGGCAAAACAAATAATGATTTTGAACGCAAGGAACTGGCACTGCAAAAAGCGGAAGAGTTGAATTGTGTAATTGTATTGAAAGGACATCACACATTTATTGCCAGCCCGAATGGTGATGCATGGTTTAACAATACAGGCAATGCCGGTATGGCAACAGCAGGCAGTGGCGATATATTAACCGGAATATTAACCGGCTTGCTGGCACAAGGTTATAATGCAGAAGAAGCAGCGATACTCGGCGTGTACATTCATGGAGCAGCAGGTGATCTTGCTGCACAACAGTTATCGCAGGAAGCAATGATGGCGGGTGATATCAATCAATACATCGGCAGCGTATTTCTTCAACTGTAACAAACTAACTACATGCAGTTGAAGATCTTTCTGAAATTGTTTACCTCTACCCTGCTGTTCATGTATAGTGCGTTTGATGCCGCCGCACAAACAAAAAACGATTCATCAATTAACAAAAGTCATTTACTTGCATTGCCGGTTATTTCCAGATCCATTGAAACGGATTGGTCGTTTGGCGCCGGTGGCACTTATACATTTTATACAACAAGGAAAAAAGATTCTACTACCCGAACCTCCTCAATTCGTTTTCTCGGAAGCTATTCACTGCGAAAACAATTTTTATTTACAGTGAATGGACCGGTATTCTTTCCCGGTGAAAAATATATTCTCAACAGTCATTTCTCCTTCAGTTCTTTTCCTGATCGTTTTTGGGGAGTGGGCAATCATACACCTGACGACAACGAAGAAGAATATGTTTTCAAACAATTCTATGTTCGACTGCATGGTGAACGGCTCCTTGGGAAAAATTTTTTTGCGGGATTGATTTACGATTTTCAACGGGTGATCAATATTAATACACAACCGGGTGGTTTGTTTGATCAGCAAAATGTTGCGGGCAAAAATCCATATCAGGTTTCAGGTTTAGGATTAAGCTTTTCATGGGACACACGTAACAATACCTTCTGGCCAAACAAAGGACATTTATTTTCGTTGCAGGCAACGCATTATACATCGCTGTTATTTTCTGATCATCGTTTCAACAATATTATTGCCGATGCAAGGTGGTTCAAACAGATCACACGTAAGCAGATACTTGCATTGCAAGGTTATATCTTTTTAAATACAGGTGCCGATGTGCCCATTAGAAGTATTGCATCTCTTGGTGGCGCCGACAGGATGCGTGGTTTTTACAGTGGTCGTTACAGGGATGATCATTTGCTGAGTTTACAAACAGAATATCGTATTCATTTGTATAAACGCATCAGTGCTGTTGGCTTTGCCGGTATGGG is part of the Lacibacter sediminis genome and harbors:
- a CDS encoding BamA/TamA family outer membrane protein → MQLKIFLKLFTSTLLFMYSAFDAAAQTKNDSSINKSHLLALPVISRSIETDWSFGAGGTYTFYTTRKKDSTTRTSSIRFLGSYSLRKQFLFTVNGPVFFPGEKYILNSHFSFSSFPDRFWGVGNHTPDDNEEEYVFKQFYVRLHGERLLGKNFFAGLIYDFQRVININTQPGGLFDQQNVAGKNPYQVSGLGLSFSWDTRNNTFWPNKGHLFSLQATHYTSLLFSDHRFNNIIADARWFKQITRKQILALQGYIFLNTGADVPIRSIASLGGADRMRGFYSGRYRDDHLLSLQTEYRIHLYKRISAVGFAGMGDVAGRFSKLSMQRLKYSYGGGLRFAVNKNEKLHIRFDYGFGSGKGNNGFYLQFGEAF
- a CDS encoding NAD(P)H-hydrate dehydratase, which codes for MKMFTADQIRAWDAYTIAHEPIASIDLMERAALACSNWILQHLFSKKKLHIFCGKGNNGGDGLAIARLLLQEGVSVVTYIYETGTKGTDDFQHNLERLHKLTKEIHFIQSAEFFPALTADDVAIDALLGTGLNKPIDGLMLQLVEHISNSPAAVISIDIPTGMFADKSCKEYTCTRADHTLNFLVYKLCFMMQENADWFGEVHLLDIGLHPTYYYETIAFHQLIDQEIISSIYRKRKPFSHKGVFGHALIMAGSYGKNGAAVLSAKAALRIGAGLLTVHTPKCGYTVLQSTVPEAMLETDVEEQHLSTLPTDMSRYTAIGIGPGIGLHEQTAELLMNLLHTAHQPVVLDADALNLLSIKKDLTKHLHEECILTPHPKEFERLFGKTNNDFERKELALQKAEELNCVIVLKGHHTFIASPNGDAWFNNTGNAGMATAGSGDILTGILTGLLAQGYNAEEAAILGVYIHGAAGDLAAQQLSQEAMMAGDINQYIGSVFLQL